A single Corynebacterium resistens DSM 45100 DNA region contains:
- a CDS encoding DUF294 nucleotidyltransferase-like domain-containing protein, whose protein sequence is MSVEIEEIRDFLGEYEPFRHLEPKELDRLSFCWKIKYVRRGEHLLDLGEPNDHLHVLRTGAIDVIDANGLLLDRRDVGQSFGHSTLLGDRESQFTIIAVEDCLILTLDREFFQQLVEDYPEVKRYYAGVSDRVRRANVEQEKSSPESAVLRTKLGQFAIEDPANTGSTTSVQDAAKMMNDLRVSSLLIIDNDKLVGIVTDRDMRKVVANNTPVSTTVAEIMPKKLVTRSSDTVVIEAMVLMAERDIHHLPVVDDGRVTGIVTAADIMRLLKHDPIYTTGELSNADTPEDMAPIYSAAQEMAVKYVERGVAAQEVQALLTVSADALARRLLHLAEERLGPPPVPYAFVVLGSQGRREMGFASDQDNALILDDTYDEAAHGDYFAQLADYVCNGLATAGQPLCPGDMMASNPKWRMTVSQWQTSFHYWITAPEPDALLWAMTFFDMRGIYGETDLADAVHAQAVESAHGGTRLHAHLAALASRWEPPLGIFRGLAVDRKGKYANTLNVKKGGVAACVQIARLVAIEANKAVLPTRRRLDQAAGLSFPRKNARDLRDAFDFLNAVSLRNQAKQFRNGEELSYQVKPSRLAKMERENLRDAFQILKTVQSGLAVRYPIRNI, encoded by the coding sequence ATGAGCGTAGAGATCGAAGAAATCCGCGACTTCCTCGGGGAATACGAACCCTTCCGCCACCTTGAGCCCAAGGAATTGGACCGCCTCAGCTTCTGCTGGAAGATCAAGTACGTTCGTCGCGGGGAACACCTGCTCGATTTGGGTGAGCCCAATGATCACTTGCATGTTCTACGCACAGGCGCAATTGATGTGATCGATGCTAATGGGTTACTACTCGATCGCCGTGACGTCGGGCAAAGCTTCGGCCATTCCACGCTCTTAGGGGACCGCGAATCACAGTTCACGATTATCGCGGTTGAAGACTGCCTGATCCTCACCCTAGATCGCGAGTTTTTCCAACAACTCGTTGAGGATTATCCCGAAGTTAAACGCTATTACGCTGGTGTCTCGGACCGAGTGCGTCGCGCGAATGTGGAGCAAGAAAAAAGCTCCCCAGAATCTGCCGTTTTGCGAACCAAATTGGGGCAATTCGCGATTGAGGATCCGGCGAATACGGGATCCACAACGTCGGTTCAGGATGCTGCAAAAATGATGAACGACCTGCGCGTCAGCTCGCTGCTCATCATCGATAACGACAAACTCGTCGGCATCGTCACTGACCGTGACATGCGCAAGGTCGTAGCTAACAACACCCCAGTCTCTACCACGGTGGCCGAAATAATGCCCAAAAAACTGGTCACGCGCAGCTCGGACACCGTTGTCATCGAAGCCATGGTGCTTATGGCGGAACGCGATATTCACCACTTACCGGTCGTCGATGACGGCAGGGTGACAGGTATTGTCACCGCCGCGGACATCATGCGGCTGCTCAAGCACGATCCGATTTACACCACTGGTGAGCTTTCCAACGCGGACACCCCGGAGGACATGGCTCCGATCTATTCGGCCGCCCAGGAAATGGCGGTGAAATATGTAGAGCGTGGCGTCGCTGCACAAGAAGTACAAGCCCTGCTTACAGTGTCTGCCGATGCCTTGGCCCGCCGGCTACTGCATCTGGCGGAAGAAAGGTTGGGGCCACCTCCCGTGCCGTATGCATTCGTGGTGCTGGGGTCCCAAGGCCGCCGAGAAATGGGGTTTGCGTCCGACCAAGACAATGCGCTGATCTTGGACGATACCTACGATGAAGCCGCCCACGGAGATTACTTCGCGCAGCTCGCGGACTATGTGTGCAATGGATTAGCAACAGCGGGGCAACCCCTTTGCCCGGGTGACATGATGGCAAGTAACCCGAAGTGGCGAATGACGGTATCGCAGTGGCAGACCTCTTTTCATTACTGGATCACCGCGCCGGAACCGGATGCGCTGCTGTGGGCGATGACGTTTTTCGACATGCGCGGGATTTACGGCGAGACAGATCTGGCTGATGCCGTCCATGCCCAAGCCGTGGAGTCCGCGCATGGCGGAACCCGCCTGCATGCCCATCTGGCGGCGCTGGCATCGCGCTGGGAACCTCCGCTGGGAATCTTCCGAGGCTTGGCGGTGGACCGCAAAGGCAAGTACGCCAATACGTTGAACGTGAAGAAGGGCGGCGTGGCTGCGTGCGTGCAGATCGCCCGACTGGTGGCCATCGAGGCGAACAAGGCCGTGCTCCCCACCCGCAGGCGCCTGGACCAGGCCGCTGGGCTTAGCTTCCCACGCAAGAACGCACGCGATCTGCGGGATGCGTTCGACTTCCTCAACGCGGTATCGCTGCGCAATCAGGCCAAGCAGTTCCGCAACGGCGAGGAGCTCAGCTACCAGGTGAAGCCGTCGCGGCTGGCCAAGATGGAGCGTGAGAATCTGCGCGATGCCTTCCAGATCCTCAAGACCGTGCAAAGCGGGTTGGCGGTGCGGTACCCGATTCGGAATATTTAG
- a CDS encoding fumarylacetoacetate hydrolase family protein, giving the protein MRIARIAHNEGLAFAAFEGGQPDGTGATCREISGVPFGKIELTNKSWPIEDVRLLAPILPSKIVAVGRNYADHVQEVFKKGAEHLPPTIFLKPPTAVVGPDAPIRIPEWATNVEFEGELAIVIGRPCKDVKRDDWKSVVMGFTIVNDVSSRDLQFADGQWARAKGLDSFCPLGPFIETNVDSIEIDNLPIKAHLTHEGETQTKQDSNSNQMIKSIPEIVAWVSSAFTLMPGDVICTGSPAGTAEMVPGDTIEIEIPGLGRLSNPVQAYEQ; this is encoded by the coding sequence ATGCGTATTGCTCGAATTGCTCACAATGAAGGCCTCGCCTTCGCGGCGTTTGAAGGGGGCCAGCCCGACGGGACTGGAGCCACCTGTCGCGAGATCAGCGGAGTGCCATTTGGAAAAATTGAACTCACCAATAAGAGCTGGCCAATTGAGGACGTCCGCCTCCTCGCGCCGATTCTGCCTTCCAAGATTGTGGCCGTCGGACGCAACTACGCCGACCACGTCCAGGAAGTTTTTAAAAAGGGTGCAGAACACCTGCCACCGACCATCTTCTTGAAGCCACCGACAGCTGTAGTTGGTCCCGATGCACCCATTCGCATTCCGGAGTGGGCGACCAACGTTGAGTTTGAAGGTGAGCTGGCGATCGTCATCGGCCGTCCCTGCAAGGACGTCAAGCGCGACGACTGGAAGTCCGTCGTCATGGGTTTCACGATCGTCAACGATGTGTCTTCCCGAGACCTGCAGTTCGCCGACGGCCAGTGGGCTCGCGCGAAGGGCTTGGACAGCTTCTGCCCGCTCGGCCCATTCATTGAGACGAACGTGGACAGCATCGAGATCGATAACCTGCCAATCAAGGCCCACCTCACCCACGAGGGCGAGACGCAGACCAAGCAGGATTCAAATTCGAACCAGATGATTAAATCCATTCCCGAGATCGTGGCATGGGTCTCTAGCGCGTTCACGTTGATGCCAGGCGATGTGATCTGCACTGGTTCCCCGGCTGGAACTGCTGAGATGGTGCCAGGGGATACCATTGAGATCGAAATTCCGGGCTTGGGACGGTTGTCGAACCCGGTTCAGGCCTACGAGCAGTAA
- a CDS encoding DUF559 domain-containing protein has translation MTSCAIPLADRARFSPKHFDLPEDVKAVCAEEALVRCLISLLKGRNAWALPSERELCKACGMSALEIRAVQLIDSTRRHVGVEFSVVERLAQRRLSNRTLKRLWALSVPNADSPPETTLRLLLRDLLPDIRTQVPVYVSPSSAYDLADEARSVSRRAHRKPTKVLTRIDIASRKLRIALFYDGAHHNSQRQREHDAQVDRVLQTRGATVLRFTAASMHDPLMVRKQVQQVIARNR, from the coding sequence GTGACCAGTTGTGCGATTCCACTAGCGGATCGGGCGCGATTTTCACCGAAGCATTTTGATCTTCCCGAGGATGTGAAGGCTGTGTGCGCCGAGGAGGCGCTGGTGCGTTGCCTGATTTCACTGCTAAAGGGACGAAACGCTTGGGCGCTGCCGAGCGAGCGCGAGCTGTGCAAGGCCTGCGGGATGAGCGCCCTCGAAATTCGCGCGGTTCAACTGATCGACTCAACGCGCCGCCATGTAGGAGTGGAATTTAGCGTGGTCGAAAGGCTCGCGCAAAGGCGCTTAAGCAATCGAACCCTGAAGCGATTGTGGGCGCTGTCAGTACCGAACGCGGATTCGCCACCGGAAACCACGCTGCGCCTGTTGCTTCGCGACCTGCTGCCCGACATCAGAACTCAGGTCCCCGTGTATGTTTCGCCATCGTCGGCCTATGATCTCGCGGATGAAGCGAGATCCGTTTCGCGCCGTGCGCACCGGAAACCTACCAAGGTCTTGACGCGCATCGATATCGCATCAAGGAAGTTGCGCATCGCGCTGTTCTACGACGGTGCTCACCATAACAGTCAGCGTCAGCGCGAACACGATGCCCAGGTGGACCGTGTTCTGCAAACGCGAGGGGCAACAGTATTGCGTTTTACAGCAGCGAGTATGCACGATCCCTTGATGGTACGGAAGCAAGTGCAGCAAGTAATTGCCCGGAACCGGTGA
- a CDS encoding SDR family oxidoreductase: MDESTRSTQDCPQPPYTHADPTSPPAPHRDSDATNTQVNAMIHNRSGKEPQRKVAVVTGAGSGLGRLFSQELAKKGWSIVAVGRTRETLEETIATLDSDTSVDSTATFDSGTSFNNGSSSDNTDTPSTQTTPLHLPLVCDIGDEMGVIKMFEQATATFGRLDLLVNNAGAPGPTGEIHTINIDDFDRTVRTNLRGAFLCTQRAFAWMKDHGGGRIINNGSIAATRPRPAAATYAATKAAIASLTVSTNLDGRPYNIRATELDIGNARTDLLGSFTSSEPMFDATRAAQLLASVAELPLDVCVDQLTMTAAGMPFLGRG, from the coding sequence ATGGACGAATCAACGAGATCTACGCAGGATTGCCCGCAACCTCCCTACACCCACGCCGACCCAACTTCCCCGCCGGCTCCTCACCGCGATTCGGACGCTACGAATACCCAGGTCAACGCAATGATCCATAACCGGAGCGGAAAAGAACCCCAACGCAAAGTTGCAGTCGTCACCGGCGCCGGATCCGGCTTAGGGAGACTCTTCTCCCAAGAACTGGCTAAAAAAGGGTGGTCAATTGTCGCCGTTGGTCGCACTCGCGAAACCCTAGAAGAGACGATCGCCACGCTTGACAGTGACACCTCGGTAGACAGTACCGCCACGTTTGACAGCGGCACCTCGTTCAACAACGGCAGCTCATCCGACAACACTGACACTCCAAGCACCCAGACAACTCCCCTTCACCTACCGCTGGTGTGCGACATCGGGGACGAGATGGGCGTCATAAAAATGTTCGAACAAGCGACAGCAACCTTCGGCCGCCTAGACCTATTGGTCAACAACGCCGGCGCCCCTGGCCCCACCGGTGAAATCCACACGATCAACATCGACGACTTCGACCGCACCGTCCGCACCAACTTGCGCGGAGCGTTCCTGTGTACCCAGCGCGCGTTCGCATGGATGAAAGACCACGGCGGCGGACGAATCATCAACAACGGCTCGATCGCAGCCACTCGCCCACGCCCAGCAGCCGCCACCTACGCTGCAACGAAAGCCGCGATCGCCAGCCTCACAGTCAGCACCAACCTCGACGGCCGCCCGTACAACATTCGCGCCACCGAGCTGGACATTGGTAATGCTCGCACGGATCTTTTGGGTAGCTTCACTTCTTCTGAACCTATGTTTGACGCCACCCGCGCTGCCCAACTGCTCGCCTCAGTGGCGGAACTGCCACTGGATGTGTGCGTGGATCAGCTGACGATGACCGCAGCGGGCATGCCGTTCCTGGGGCGGGGTTAG
- a CDS encoding IS30 family transposase, producing MTYLPDPAVVAAFDLIATYRYSVLRACQATGCAERALRDYIKSQGVRLARGRGGGLATYNATARVMVMFLACAGRSDHDIAAVTGVHPATVYRWIHNSGMPVSRPPVTSTSNRDQPIVVSIDPVMVNYQPATVKVGRGMRLTAFDRVYIKFCLDQSYSIRQIGRQLGRHPSVISREITRNSLDGVYHPLIAQQRSIDAAKRPKARKLDANPVLRRMVIRLLNRQVSPKRIVARLKRLSGIHKELTVSHETIYQALYVQAAGALRHELTVDYALRSGRTGRRPRSKLPTRGRGAKPWGSWCGVFHPSTTSS from the coding sequence TTGACCTATCTGCCTGATCCTGCTGTTGTTGCTGCTTTCGATCTGATTGCCACCTACCGCTACAGCGTGCTGCGCGCGTGCCAGGCCACCGGATGTGCCGAGCGTGCGTTGCGGGACTACATCAAATCCCAAGGGGTGCGCCTTGCGCGGGGTCGTGGTGGTGGCCTTGCCACGTATAATGCGACTGCCCGGGTGATGGTGATGTTTTTGGCGTGCGCTGGGCGAAGTGATCACGATATCGCCGCTGTAACCGGTGTCCATCCGGCCACTGTGTACCGGTGGATACATAATTCTGGTATGCCTGTTTCCCGCCCACCGGTGACGTCGACGAGTAACCGTGATCAACCCATTGTGGTGTCCATAGACCCCGTGATGGTGAATTATCAACCTGCTACGGTCAAAGTCGGCCGGGGTATGCGGTTAACCGCGTTCGACCGGGTGTACATCAAGTTCTGTCTGGATCAGTCCTATTCCATCCGCCAGATTGGCCGGCAACTTGGCAGGCATCCCAGTGTCATCAGCCGCGAAATCACCCGCAACAGTCTCGACGGGGTGTATCACCCACTGATTGCCCAGCAACGCAGCATCGATGCGGCCAAACGCCCGAAAGCGCGCAAGCTTGATGCCAATCCCGTCTTGCGGCGTATGGTCATCCGACTGCTCAACCGGCAGGTCTCACCGAAACGTATTGTGGCGAGGCTGAAACGTTTATCCGGTATCCATAAGGAGTTGACCGTGTCCCACGAAACGATTTACCAAGCTCTGTACGTTCAAGCAGCAGGCGCGCTACGCCATGAATTAACCGTTGATTACGCCTTACGATCAGGGCGTACGGGGCGACGACCCCGCTCGAAATTACCGACGCGTGGACGCGGGGCGAAACCATGGGGTTCATGGTGCGGAGTATTCCACCCGTCCACCACAAGCAGCTGA
- a CDS encoding exonuclease domain-containing protein — translation MFNALNRFFGGDSVDERAATGALAEYYRTPAPSRRTPIAQLPLLAVDVETTGLDSRKDRLLSIGWIPVDGHEIDLSGAGYGVIEQETHETVGESATIHGLTDDHVHREGEAAPEVLARLLQALRGRAMLVHYKKVESTFISDACQDHFGTGLKAQYVDTLELARRFIEDGGGHPKGDDLRLARIRERLELPSYHNHNALTDALACAEVYLALIARTRAKTLGALL, via the coding sequence ATGTTTAATGCTCTGAACAGGTTCTTCGGCGGTGATTCCGTCGACGAGCGCGCAGCCACAGGTGCGTTGGCTGAGTATTATCGCACGCCTGCTCCCAGCCGGCGCACGCCGATTGCCCAATTGCCGCTGCTGGCCGTCGACGTGGAAACCACCGGGCTGGATTCCCGCAAGGATCGCCTTCTTTCGATCGGCTGGATTCCCGTAGACGGCCACGAAATTGACCTCTCGGGCGCTGGCTATGGCGTGATCGAGCAGGAAACGCACGAGACTGTCGGCGAGTCTGCCACGATCCATGGCCTCACCGACGACCACGTGCACCGCGAGGGGGAGGCCGCCCCCGAGGTTCTGGCCCGTCTCCTCCAGGCGCTACGGGGTCGGGCGATGTTGGTTCACTACAAGAAGGTGGAGTCCACTTTTATTTCTGACGCCTGCCAGGACCATTTTGGGACCGGTTTGAAAGCCCAGTACGTGGATACCCTCGAGCTGGCACGACGTTTCATCGAAGACGGTGGAGGGCACCCTAAAGGGGACGATCTGCGATTGGCCCGGATACGGGAGCGCTTGGAGTTACCGAGCTATCACAACCACAATGCGCTGACGGATGCGCTTGCCTGCGCGGAGGTGTATCTGGCGCTGATCGCGAGGACCCGAGCAAAGACGTTGGGGGCGCTGCTGTAA
- a CDS encoding isochorismate synthase, whose protein sequence is MTAEHQRPATAPDFLLSRPHSSIRTQGRKATYPDPFEAAQALHDGQVDLLVGAIPFKTSFRAALSQPDSVIVSEGPLEPPAFFRGQNAADKLRVESISPVTSLEEHKAAVAAAIATIRQTRLEKVVLARAVDVTFEDEPDPLLIAARLIDLSANRDGFAVDLSATGRDEDQGATFVGSSPEMLVRREGRTVTAFPLAGSTPRTGVASIDDQAARDLLMSGKNQSEHKLVVDHYRHVLEPLCDNLDIPTKPDIHETTEVIHLGTAIRGELKTDCAHYSALDLALMLHPTPAIGGTPTDDAIGIIEEVEQPREFYAGTVGWCDSAGDGEYMVAIRCCVIEGVMARAWAGGGIVADSDPEEEAEETTAKLQTALRALNVPAAMRHV, encoded by the coding sequence ATGACTGCAGAGCACCAGAGACCGGCCACCGCCCCGGATTTTTTGCTCTCGCGTCCCCATAGCAGCATCCGGACGCAGGGTCGGAAGGCGACGTACCCGGATCCATTCGAAGCTGCTCAGGCGCTGCACGACGGGCAGGTGGACCTGCTTGTCGGCGCTATTCCGTTCAAGACCAGTTTCCGTGCAGCCTTATCGCAACCCGATTCGGTCATTGTCAGCGAAGGGCCGCTCGAGCCTCCCGCGTTCTTCCGTGGCCAAAATGCTGCCGACAAGCTGCGCGTGGAATCCATCTCCCCCGTCACCAGCCTCGAAGAACACAAAGCTGCGGTAGCTGCTGCTATAGCCACGATCCGCCAAACACGCCTTGAGAAAGTGGTTCTCGCGCGAGCAGTCGATGTCACGTTCGAGGACGAACCGGATCCGCTTCTCATTGCCGCGCGCCTGATCGACCTTTCTGCCAATCGCGACGGATTCGCGGTCGATCTGTCCGCGACTGGCCGCGATGAGGACCAGGGCGCCACGTTCGTGGGTTCTTCCCCTGAAATGCTGGTGCGCCGGGAAGGCCGTACGGTGACAGCATTCCCGCTCGCGGGTTCCACGCCGCGCACAGGTGTTGCCAGCATCGATGACCAAGCAGCCCGCGATCTGCTGATGTCAGGCAAGAACCAGAGCGAACACAAGCTCGTGGTTGACCACTACCGCCATGTCTTGGAGCCACTTTGCGACAACCTGGACATTCCTACTAAACCCGATATTCACGAGACCACCGAGGTCATTCACCTCGGCACTGCTATTCGTGGCGAGCTCAAGACCGATTGCGCACACTACTCGGCTCTCGATCTTGCGTTAATGCTTCACCCCACGCCCGCCATCGGGGGCACTCCTACCGATGACGCCATCGGCATCATCGAAGAAGTTGAGCAACCGCGGGAGTTTTATGCCGGCACCGTTGGTTGGTGTGATTCCGCCGGTGATGGTGAGTACATGGTCGCGATCCGCTGCTGCGTTATAGAGGGCGTGATGGCTCGGGCATGGGCCGGCGGTGGCATTGTGGCTGATTCGGATCCGGAGGAAGAGGCTGAGGAAACTACGGCGAAACTGCAGACGGCGCTGCGGGCACTGAACGTGCCGGCAGCGATGCGCCACGTGTAA
- a CDS encoding IS6-like element IS1628 family transposase, producing the protein MGIFSGRQFPREIILWAVRWYCRYGVSYRDLEEMMTERGVPVDHTTIYRWVQKYAPELDKKTRWYRQVPDWQARSWRVDETYIRVGGKWCYLYRAITAGGQTLDFYLSPKRNVAAAKRFLAKTLRSNKSAGYPRVISTDKAPSLARAISELKAEGVCPSTVEHRRVKYLNNVIEGDHGRLKRILGPKGAFKNQTSAYRTLKGMEAMHSLRKGQGTMFAYGHPNTDAVIVSRVFETA; encoded by the coding sequence ATGGGCATCTTCTCCGGTCGGCAGTTCCCTCGTGAAATCATCCTGTGGGCGGTGCGGTGGTACTGCCGCTACGGCGTGAGCTATCGCGACCTCGAAGAGATGATGACCGAGCGGGGAGTGCCGGTCGATCACACCACGATCTACCGCTGGGTCCAGAAATATGCTCCTGAGCTGGATAAGAAGACCCGGTGGTATCGGCAAGTTCCTGACTGGCAGGCCAGGTCCTGGCGGGTGGATGAGACCTATATCCGGGTCGGGGGAAAGTGGTGCTACCTCTATCGGGCAATCACCGCAGGTGGCCAGACCCTGGACTTCTACCTCTCACCAAAACGCAACGTCGCGGCAGCGAAGCGTTTCCTGGCGAAGACGCTGCGGTCGAATAAATCGGCAGGCTATCCGCGGGTGATCAGCACCGACAAGGCCCCCTCACTCGCCAGGGCAATCTCTGAGCTGAAGGCGGAAGGCGTCTGTCCATCGACGGTCGAGCATCGTCGGGTGAAATACCTCAACAACGTCATTGAAGGCGATCATGGCCGGTTAAAGCGGATCCTGGGGCCGAAAGGAGCATTCAAAAACCAAACGTCTGCCTACCGGACGTTGAAAGGGATGGAAGCGATGCACTCATTGCGGAAGGGGCAGGGCACGATGTTTGCCTATGGTCACCCGAATACGGATGCAGTGATTGTTAGCCGGGTATTCGAGACGGCCTGA
- a CDS encoding IS30 family transposase codes for MVRSIPPVHHKQLTGLSPGHWEGDLVLGAHGGKHAIITLIERHSRLFMARLLTTDHSSHTVVTALKDMLGQINQMATSPDHRVKTLTWDQGAEMATSSQLADHIEGLKTYFCDPHSPWQRPSNENINAELRRFIPKGTDLTTVTHKQLQEYEDLINDTPRVVLDGLTPREVFFNLDPSENVAFTA; via the coding sequence ATGGTGCGGAGTATTCCACCCGTCCACCACAAGCAGCTGACCGGGCTGTCCCCCGGACATTGGGAAGGCGACCTCGTACTCGGCGCCCATGGCGGTAAACACGCGATCATCACCTTGATCGAACGACACAGCAGGTTGTTCATGGCGAGGTTGTTAACCACCGATCATTCCTCCCACACGGTAGTCACCGCGTTGAAAGATATGCTCGGGCAGATCAACCAGATGGCCACCAGCCCAGATCACCGGGTGAAAACTCTGACCTGGGACCAGGGCGCGGAAATGGCCACCAGCAGCCAACTGGCTGACCATATTGAGGGGTTAAAAACGTATTTCTGCGATCCGCACTCACCCTGGCAACGCCCCAGCAACGAAAACATCAACGCCGAGCTGCGCCGATTCATCCCCAAAGGAACTGACCTCACCACGGTGACCCACAAACAACTCCAGGAGTACGAAGACCTCATCAACGACACCCCACGGGTGGTGTTAGATGGGCTGACCCCACGGGAAGTATTCTTTAACCTCGACCCATCCGAAAACGTTGCATTCACCGCCTGA
- a CDS encoding ABC transporter ATP-binding protein, with protein sequence MWKLMIRVVNRAELRTLVGWFAFSAVLQGITLALMIPFLRALFSRSETLGTWLVVVAILGAITVTVDTFAMYRSYRISVYEVCDTLIDRVADHVLQLPLGWFNAKREADVANATSKEINTLSHLASMVIPNLCNAFIVPLVMLVATAFIEWPLAVVMAVSILPFILTWRKMSAATTRANDMEDRTSSAAAGRLIEFARLQPVLRATGAATSWDPVQETLQADSEATLAGLRIKGRPAQGFNLIANVTFAVVLALGLSFVTGARLDPIAYLVIAAVSARMLLPLTKAALYASEVDNAAVALRQMGIILDAAPLAEPDSEQAREPRGTSIEFRGVSFSYESGRPVLDDVSLTAPQGAVTALVGPSGAGKSTILRLTARFWDVDAGSVTIGGVDVREIPTTRIMELTSMVFQDTYLFDTTIRENLRIARPNATNAELEEAARKARLDRVIEALPHGWDTEVGPAGQSLSGGERQRVAIARAFIKDAPILLLDEITSALDGENESAISDVISQLSEGRTVIVVAHRLSTIDSADQVVFLEPLADGAIVAETGTPKELSSRPGRFHDFVAAADASSRWQLRHTSD encoded by the coding sequence ATGTGGAAACTAATGATCAGGGTCGTCAACAGGGCCGAGTTGCGTACGTTGGTGGGCTGGTTCGCCTTCTCCGCTGTCCTACAAGGCATCACACTGGCGTTGATGATCCCATTCCTTCGGGCATTATTCTCCCGCTCTGAAACCCTTGGCACCTGGCTCGTCGTCGTTGCCATCCTCGGCGCGATCACGGTGACGGTCGACACCTTCGCGATGTACCGCTCCTATCGGATCAGCGTCTATGAAGTATGCGATACCTTAATTGATCGCGTAGCAGATCATGTCTTGCAGCTGCCGCTTGGGTGGTTTAATGCCAAACGCGAAGCGGACGTGGCTAATGCGACATCCAAGGAGATCAACACCCTGTCGCATCTGGCATCAATGGTGATCCCGAACCTGTGCAACGCCTTCATCGTGCCGTTGGTGATGCTCGTTGCCACCGCATTCATTGAGTGGCCGTTAGCTGTGGTCATGGCAGTGTCGATCTTGCCGTTTATTCTCACGTGGCGGAAAATGTCGGCGGCAACAACCAGAGCCAATGACATGGAAGACCGTACCTCGTCCGCCGCAGCCGGCCGGTTGATTGAGTTCGCCAGGCTACAACCGGTGCTTCGAGCCACGGGTGCCGCGACGTCGTGGGACCCCGTACAAGAGACTCTGCAAGCCGACTCTGAGGCGACGTTGGCCGGGCTTCGGATCAAGGGCCGACCTGCCCAAGGATTCAACCTCATCGCTAACGTGACTTTCGCGGTGGTGCTCGCCTTGGGGCTGTCGTTCGTGACCGGAGCGCGTCTGGACCCGATTGCGTATCTGGTGATCGCGGCGGTCAGTGCGCGCATGCTGCTGCCGCTCACAAAAGCCGCGCTCTACGCATCTGAGGTCGATAACGCCGCAGTAGCGTTGCGCCAGATGGGAATAATCCTTGATGCCGCGCCACTTGCCGAACCTGATTCCGAGCAGGCACGGGAACCGCGTGGGACGTCGATTGAATTCCGAGGAGTGTCGTTTTCCTACGAGTCAGGCCGGCCTGTCCTAGACGATGTCTCGCTCACCGCCCCGCAGGGAGCAGTCACCGCACTAGTGGGGCCGTCAGGGGCCGGGAAGTCGACGATCTTGCGTCTCACCGCAAGGTTTTGGGATGTCGACGCCGGTAGCGTGACCATCGGCGGGGTGGACGTGCGCGAGATTCCAACCACGCGGATCATGGAGCTGACCTCGATGGTGTTCCAGGACACCTACCTGTTTGACACCACGATCCGGGAGAATCTGCGGATTGCCCGTCCCAATGCGACGAATGCCGAGTTGGAAGAAGCAGCTCGCAAGGCGAGACTTGATCGGGTGATTGAGGCGCTGCCTCACGGTTGGGATACCGAAGTGGGGCCTGCCGGGCAGAGCCTGTCTGGAGGTGAGCGCCAACGAGTGGCGATCGCTCGGGCATTCATCAAGGATGCTCCGATACTGCTGCTCGACGAGATTACCTCGGCGCTGGACGGCGAGAATGAATCGGCGATTAGCGACGTCATCAGTCAACTATCTGAGGGCCGCACTGTGATCGTGGTAGCGCACAGACTATCCACCATAGATAGCGCCGATCAGGTGGTCTTCCTCGAACCCTTAGCGGACGGTGCTATCGTCGCCGAAACCGGCACGCCTAAGGAATTGTCTAGTCGGCCCGGACGGTTCCACGATTTCGTGGCTGCCGCCGATGCGTCGTCTCGTTGGCAGCTGAGACACACCTCAGATTAG